One region of Oxalobacteraceae sp. CFBP 8761 genomic DNA includes:
- a CDS encoding ATP-binding protein: protein MTSPLDQFLRRAEGLLERLEAVLPTAHAREPDWKRSTAFRWRRRAGGAGNYLQPVLHASTINLDDLHHVAAQKRQIEQNTRQFVARRPANNVLLTGARGTGKSSLIKACLNGYADQGLRLIEVDKADLADLPDIVDLVAGRPERFVIFCDDLSFEEGEAGYKALKVALDGSISAQSDNVLIYATSNRRHLMPEKMSDNAGYQHGADGDLHPGETVEEKISLSERFGLWLSFYPFRQDDYLGIVGHWLASFGCTPGQITAARPEALQWALQRGSRSGRVAWQFAKDYAGKLPDQDA from the coding sequence GTGACGTCGCCACTGGACCAGTTCCTGCGCCGGGCCGAAGGGCTGCTGGAGCGCCTCGAGGCCGTGCTGCCGACCGCGCATGCCCGCGAGCCGGACTGGAAGCGCAGCACGGCCTTCCGCTGGCGCCGGCGCGCTGGCGGCGCCGGCAATTACCTGCAGCCGGTGCTGCACGCGTCGACCATCAACCTGGACGACCTGCACCATGTCGCCGCGCAAAAGCGCCAGATCGAGCAGAACACGCGCCAGTTCGTCGCGCGCCGCCCGGCCAACAACGTGCTGCTGACCGGCGCGCGTGGCACCGGCAAATCGTCGCTCATTAAAGCGTGCCTGAATGGCTACGCCGACCAGGGCCTGCGCCTGATCGAAGTCGACAAGGCCGACCTGGCCGACTTGCCCGATATCGTCGACCTGGTGGCGGGCCGGCCCGAGCGCTTCGTGATCTTTTGCGACGACCTGTCGTTCGAAGAGGGCGAGGCCGGCTACAAGGCGCTGAAGGTGGCGCTCGATGGCAGCATCTCGGCGCAGTCCGACAATGTGCTGATCTACGCGACGTCCAACCGGCGTCACCTGATGCCCGAGAAAATGTCGGACAACGCCGGCTACCAGCATGGCGCCGATGGTGACCTGCATCCGGGCGAGACGGTCGAAGAGAAAATCTCGCTGTCCGAGCGGTTTGGTTTGTGGCTGTCGTTCTACCCCTTCCGCCAGGATGATTACCTGGGCATCGTCGGCCACTGGCTCGCCAGCTTCGGCTGCACGCCGGGGCAGATCACGGCGGCGCGGCCCGAAGCGCTGCAGTGGGCCTTGCAGCGCGGCTCGCGCTCGGGCCGCGTAGCGTGGCAGTTCGCGAAGGACTATGCGGGCAAGTTGCCGGATCAAGACGCATGA
- a CDS encoding NUDIX domain-containing protein: MSNVKAKPVDVAVGVLMRPNGDVLLGQRPDGKPYAGYWEFPGGKVEAGEDIFAALQREFMEELGVQVVSGEAWCCVEHVYEHAHVRLYFYICREWTGEPQSLEGQAFAWQGAYGVSPLLPATIPLLQWLDRVRYPDSIT, encoded by the coding sequence ATGAGTAATGTGAAAGCCAAACCCGTCGATGTCGCCGTCGGCGTGCTGATGCGCCCGAATGGCGACGTACTGCTCGGCCAGCGCCCGGACGGCAAGCCCTACGCCGGCTACTGGGAATTCCCGGGCGGGAAAGTCGAAGCCGGCGAAGACATTTTCGCGGCGCTGCAGCGCGAGTTCATGGAAGAACTCGGGGTCCAGGTCGTGAGCGGCGAGGCCTGGTGCTGCGTCGAACACGTCTACGAGCACGCCCATGTGCGCCTGTATTTCTACATCTGCCGCGAGTGGACTGGCGAGCCGCAAAGCCTGGAAGGGCAGGCGTTTGCCTGGCAGGGCGCGTACGGCGTCAGCCCGCTGCTGCCGGCAACGATCCCGTTGCTCCAATGGCTCGACCGCGTCCGCTATCCGGACTCTATAACGTAA
- a CDS encoding D-amino acid dehydrogenase, translating into MKIIILGSGVIGTASAYFLAQAGHDVTVIDRQPGSGLETSFGNAGEISPGYATPWAGPGVPAKALKWLTMQHSPLVIRPKLDVHQWRWILQMLANCNTHSYQINKTRMVRLAEYSRDVLVQLRRDTGIAYDERSQGTLQLFRTQKQLDGAHTDTEVLRQSGVAYELLDPAGCTRYEPALARVPGKYVGGLLLPNDETGDCFKFTQGLARLAEGLGVKFRYGLKIERLTTEGDRVTGVVTDQGTLTSDAFVMALGSYSPQLLRQIGIHVPVYPVKGYSITVPITDASGAPESTVMDETYKVAITRLGDRIRVGGTAEIAGYDLRLHQARRDTLEHSVTDLFPDGGDVGKASFWCGLRPMTPDGTPVIGPTPYRNLFLNTGHGTLGWTMACGSGRVLADMLSGRQPEIGLEGLFMDRYGRRNKPVVVPQGIRSVT; encoded by the coding sequence ATGAAGATCATCATTCTCGGCAGTGGCGTCATCGGAACCGCATCGGCGTATTTCCTGGCCCAGGCCGGGCATGATGTGACCGTCATCGATCGCCAGCCCGGTTCGGGGCTGGAAACGAGCTTCGGCAACGCCGGCGAAATCTCGCCCGGCTATGCAACGCCGTGGGCCGGGCCGGGCGTGCCGGCCAAGGCGCTCAAGTGGTTGACGATGCAGCACAGCCCCCTGGTGATCCGGCCCAAGCTCGATGTGCACCAGTGGCGCTGGATCCTGCAGATGCTTGCCAACTGCAATACACACAGCTACCAGATCAACAAGACGCGCATGGTGCGCCTGGCCGAATACAGCCGCGACGTGCTGGTGCAGCTGCGGCGTGACACCGGCATTGCCTACGATGAACGCAGCCAGGGCACGCTGCAGCTGTTTCGCACCCAGAAGCAGCTCGACGGCGCGCACACGGACACCGAGGTGCTGCGCCAGTCGGGCGTGGCGTACGAATTGCTCGACCCGGCTGGCTGCACGCGCTACGAGCCGGCGCTGGCACGGGTGCCCGGCAAGTATGTCGGCGGCCTGCTGCTGCCGAATGACGAGACGGGCGACTGCTTCAAGTTCACGCAGGGCCTGGCCAGACTGGCAGAGGGCCTGGGCGTCAAGTTTCGCTATGGCCTCAAGATTGAACGCCTGACGACGGAAGGCGACCGTGTCACCGGCGTCGTGACCGATCAGGGCACATTGACCTCGGATGCCTTCGTCATGGCGCTGGGAAGCTACTCGCCGCAGTTGCTGCGCCAGATCGGTATCCACGTCCCCGTCTATCCGGTCAAGGGCTACTCGATCACGGTGCCGATCACGGATGCCTCGGGCGCGCCCGAATCGACGGTGATGGACGAGACCTACAAGGTGGCAATCACGCGCCTGGGTGACCGCATCCGCGTGGGCGGCACGGCCGAGATTGCAGGCTACGATTTGCGCCTGCACCAGGCGCGCCGCGACACGCTCGAACACTCGGTCACCGATCTGTTCCCGGATGGCGGCGACGTGGGCAAGGCATCTTTCTGGTGCGGCCTGCGGCCAATGACGCCGGACGGCACGCCGGTGATCGGGCCGACACCGTATCGCAACCTGTTCCTCAACACGGGCCACGGCACGCTGGGCTGGACGATGGCATGTGGTTCGGGACGCGTGCTGGCCGACATGCTGTCGGGAAGGCAGCCGGAGATTGGCCTGGAAGGCCTGTTCATGGACCGCTACGGGCGGCGCAACAAGCCGGTGGTGGTGCCGCAGGGGATCCGCAGCGTGACCTAG
- a CDS encoding DNA gyrase inhibitor YacG produces MTVVSCPTCSKKVEWTEANKYRPFCSERCKQIDLGAWAEEKFVIPGAVPADPLDPFDEPPPPQPPQR; encoded by the coding sequence ATGACCGTTGTCTCCTGCCCTACCTGCAGCAAGAAAGTCGAATGGACCGAGGCGAACAAGTATCGCCCGTTCTGCTCCGAGCGTTGCAAGCAAATCGACCTGGGCGCCTGGGCCGAAGAAAAATTCGTCATTCCCGGCGCCGTGCCGGCCGATCCGCTCGATCCGTTCGACGAACCGCCACCGCCACAGCCACCACAGCGCTGA
- the zapD gene encoding cell division protein ZapD, which translates to MIVYEYPFNERIRTLLRLEDLYEKFKFFVHQEHPMQHHVALATIFDMLEVAGRADLKSDLLQELERQKQSLLAYRSNPAVVAETLDAVLAELDAASSALVASQGKTGQNVRENEWLMSIRGRTIIPGGACEFDLPSYFAWQKRPFDKRFDDIMGWFGPLSPLLEALSLVLRLLRNSGASVKMFAAAGSYQQMLQGKIYQMLRLTLDETTGAIPEISANKYMLWVRFTSQDGDCKPKPLEADVPFDLTLCNF; encoded by the coding sequence TTGATCGTCTACGAATACCCTTTCAACGAGCGGATTCGCACGTTGTTGCGGCTGGAAGACCTGTACGAGAAATTCAAGTTCTTCGTGCATCAGGAACACCCGATGCAGCACCATGTCGCGCTCGCGACGATCTTCGACATGCTGGAAGTGGCCGGCCGCGCCGATCTGAAATCCGATCTGCTGCAGGAGCTCGAGCGCCAGAAGCAATCGCTGCTGGCCTACCGCAGCAATCCGGCCGTCGTGGCCGAAACCCTCGACGCCGTGCTCGCCGAACTCGATGCGGCCAGCAGCGCGCTGGTCGCGAGCCAAGGCAAGACCGGGCAGAACGTGCGCGAGAACGAGTGGCTCATGAGCATTCGGGGCCGCACGATCATCCCGGGCGGCGCCTGCGAGTTCGACCTCCCGTCGTACTTCGCCTGGCAGAAGCGCCCGTTCGACAAGCGTTTTGACGACATCATGGGCTGGTTCGGCCCGCTCTCGCCGCTGCTCGAGGCGCTGTCGCTGGTCCTGCGCCTGCTGCGCAACTCCGGCGCGTCGGTCAAGATGTTCGCGGCCGCTGGCAGCTACCAGCAGATGTTGCAGGGTAAAATCTACCAGATGCTGCGCCTGACGCTCGACGAAACCACCGGCGCGATCCCCGAGATTTCTGCCAACAAGTACATGCTGTGGGTGCGCTTCACCAGCCAGGACGGCGACTGCAAGCCCAAGCCACTCGAAGCCGATGTGCCGTTCGACCTGACGCTCTGTAATTTTTAA
- a CDS encoding dephospho-CoA kinase, with protein sequence MSTTFSVGLTGGIGCGKSTVADLFAALGATIVDTDVIAHALTAPQGAAMPAIVAEFGPDFAQPDGALDRARMRTLVFSDATARARLEAILHPRIRAATEAAGQAATGTYVIYVVPLLIESGSWRERVTRVLAIDCSEDTQVARVMQRSHLSADEVRAIMATQVTRARRLAEADDVVDNDAGLEALRAQVQALHERYLALSL encoded by the coding sequence ATGAGCACAACATTTTCGGTAGGACTCACCGGCGGCATCGGCTGCGGCAAGAGCACGGTCGCAGACCTGTTTGCCGCGCTCGGCGCAACGATCGTCGACACCGACGTCATCGCCCATGCGCTGACCGCGCCGCAGGGCGCGGCGATGCCGGCCATCGTGGCCGAGTTCGGGCCCGACTTCGCGCAGCCGGACGGCGCGCTCGACCGCGCCCGCATGCGCACCCTCGTGTTTTCGGATGCCACCGCGCGCGCGCGGCTGGAAGCCATCCTGCACCCACGCATCCGCGCCGCAACCGAGGCCGCCGGCCAGGCGGCCACGGGCACCTACGTCATCTATGTCGTGCCACTCCTGATCGAATCGGGCAGCTGGCGCGAACGCGTCACGCGCGTGCTGGCCATCGACTGCAGCGAGGATACGCAGGTGGCGCGCGTCATGCAGCGCAGCCATCTGTCCGCTGACGAGGTGCGCGCGATCATGGCAACCCAGGTCACGCGCGCCCGGCGCCTGGCCGAAGCCGACGACGTCGTCGACAACGACGCCGGTCTGGAGGCCCTGCGGGCGCAGGTGCAGGCATTGCATGAACGGTATCTCGCGTTAAGTCTGTAA
- a CDS encoding prepilin peptidase, whose protein sequence is MPLEFLLFALPAQLAPTLVAALLGLLVGSFLNVVIYRIPKMMQRESDNYVAQESGQPPPHTDRFNLTVPRSACPCCGHRITAMENIPVISYLVLGGKCRKCKTPISPRYPAVELFTAIVSGLLVWTFGSGAMGMASLLFAWLLIAMTFIDYDTQLLPDDLTYPLLWAGLLINLNGTFVPLQDAVIGAAAGYLVLWSVYWLFKLATGKEGMGYGDFKLLAGLGAWLGWTALPTIILLSSVVGAIVGISLIVFAKRARDKAIPFGPYLAAAGLLTMLYGAQLGGFTAGLFG, encoded by the coding sequence ATGCCCCTGGAATTCCTTCTGTTTGCGCTCCCTGCGCAGCTCGCACCCACGCTGGTGGCGGCCCTGCTGGGCCTGTTGGTCGGCAGCTTCCTGAACGTCGTCATCTACCGCATCCCGAAGATGATGCAGCGCGAGTCCGACAACTATGTTGCGCAAGAAAGCGGCCAGCCGCCACCGCACACGGACCGCTTCAACCTGACCGTGCCCCGCTCCGCCTGCCCGTGCTGCGGGCACCGGATCACGGCGATGGAAAACATCCCGGTCATCAGCTACCTGGTCCTTGGTGGCAAGTGCCGCAAGTGCAAGACGCCGATCTCACCGCGCTATCCGGCTGTCGAACTGTTCACCGCCATCGTCTCGGGCTTGCTGGTCTGGACCTTCGGCAGCGGCGCGATGGGCATGGCCAGTCTGCTGTTTGCGTGGCTGCTGATCGCCATGACCTTCATCGACTACGACACGCAGTTGCTGCCGGACGACCTGACCTACCCGCTGCTGTGGGCGGGCCTGCTCATCAACCTGAACGGCACCTTCGTGCCGCTGCAGGACGCCGTCATCGGCGCCGCCGCCGGTTACCTCGTGCTGTGGTCCGTGTACTGGCTGTTCAAGCTTGCCACCGGCAAGGAAGGCATGGGCTACGGCGACTTCAAGCTGCTCGCCGGCCTGGGCGCGTGGCTGGGCTGGACCGCGCTGCCGACGATCATCCTGCTGTCGTCGGTCGTTGGCGCGATCGTCGGCATCAGCCTGATCGTGTTCGCCAAGCGCGCACGCGACAAGGCTATCCCGTTCGGCCCTTACCTGGCGGCGGCGGGCCTGCTGACGATGCTGTATGGCGCGCAGCTGGGCGGCTTCACGGCGGGCCTGTTCGGATGA
- a CDS encoding gluconate 2-dehydrogenase subunit 3 family protein yields the protein MSDDQQSPSRRRTLIKTLVFVPMGAGAAAAIQQNLPNATAAAPAEGKPDAYTPKFFTATEWKFVIAAVDRLIPHDQHGPGAVELGVPEFLDRHMQTPYAAGAIWYMQGPFLEATSEFGYQGKLALKDIIRVGIKAVDAHCASSFSGKAFADLDLRMQEAVLKDLEEGKIKLADISSKLFFADFLAEVRAGYFADPSHGGNKNMGAWKMIGYPGMRGDYLEWVKIRDKPYPLGPVDLAGRRG from the coding sequence ATGTCCGATGACCAGCAATCTCCTTCCCGGCGCCGCACGCTCATCAAGACCCTGGTCTTCGTGCCGATGGGTGCGGGCGCGGCAGCGGCGATCCAGCAGAACTTGCCCAACGCGACGGCCGCAGCGCCGGCCGAAGGCAAGCCTGACGCCTACACCCCCAAATTCTTCACCGCGACCGAATGGAAATTCGTCATCGCTGCCGTCGATCGGCTGATCCCGCATGACCAGCACGGCCCTGGCGCCGTCGAACTGGGCGTGCCGGAATTCCTCGACCGCCATATGCAGACACCATACGCCGCCGGCGCGATCTGGTACATGCAGGGGCCATTCCTCGAAGCGACGTCCGAATTCGGCTACCAGGGCAAGCTGGCGCTCAAGGACATCATCCGCGTGGGCATCAAGGCTGTCGACGCGCATTGCGCCAGCAGCTTCTCGGGCAAGGCGTTTGCCGACCTCGACCTGCGCATGCAGGAGGCGGTGCTGAAGGATCTCGAAGAAGGCAAGATCAAGCTGGCCGACATTTCGTCCAAGCTGTTCTTCGCTGACTTCCTCGCCGAAGTGCGCGCCGGCTACTTTGCCGACCCGAGCCACGGCGGCAACAAGAACATGGGCGCATGGAAGATGATCGGCTACCCCGGCATGCGGGGCGATTATCTCGAGTGGGTCAAGATTCGCGACAAACCGTATCCGCTCGGACCGGTCGATCTGGCGGGACGGAGGGGATAA
- a CDS encoding GMC family oxidoreductase produces the protein MAIVKPKTDAVIVGMGWVGAIIAKELTDAGMNVVVLERGPDRDTQPDFAYPRVIDELEGSVHRKYLQSLAQETIAIRHNGTTSAVPMRRMGSFKPGTGVGGAGSHWSGCHFRALPEDFKIRSIMEQKYGKKILPAGMSIQDFPITYEDLEPHFDHFEYVCGTSGKGGIINGAQVAGGNPYEGSRSREFPLGPNPDYLGAEYFYKAANAMGYHPYPIPASNASGTYVNPYGCQMGPCNFCGFCSDYGCLNYSKASPNANILPVLRGRKGFDLRTMAQVMKVNLTPDGKMATGVNYLDAQGRETEQPADIVILAAFSLYNVHLMLLSGIGPAYDPVTKTGTVGKNYSYQNLNRVSLFFDESVHANQFMGIGGGGATFDDLNGNRNDPTKTGFIGGGIIWARQPGGGPVRGIATAPGVPGWGSDWKKGAKDAMRHSFYFEVQGSCMSYDDAYLDLDPNYKDGFGRPLLRMTFDWHENEIIASQYLVGKAQDMCQVLNPLAIKGDAKKAGSHYNINQYQSTHTVGGAIMGDNPKTSALNKYLQSWDVPNVFAPGANAFPQNNGYNPTGMVGALAYWCAKAIREQYIKNPGPLVQA, from the coding sequence ATGGCAATCGTAAAACCAAAAACAGATGCAGTGATCGTTGGCATGGGCTGGGTTGGCGCCATCATTGCCAAGGAATTGACGGACGCCGGCATGAACGTCGTCGTGCTCGAGCGCGGTCCTGACCGCGACACGCAGCCCGACTTCGCCTATCCGCGCGTAATCGACGAGCTCGAAGGCTCGGTGCACCGCAAGTACCTGCAGTCGCTGGCGCAGGAAACCATCGCCATCCGCCACAACGGCACCACGTCGGCCGTGCCGATGCGCCGCATGGGCTCGTTCAAGCCGGGTACGGGCGTCGGTGGCGCCGGTTCGCACTGGTCGGGCTGCCACTTCCGCGCGCTGCCAGAGGACTTCAAGATCCGCAGCATCATGGAGCAGAAGTACGGCAAGAAGATCCTGCCGGCCGGCATGTCGATCCAGGATTTCCCGATCACGTATGAAGATCTGGAACCGCACTTCGATCACTTCGAATACGTGTGCGGCACCTCGGGCAAGGGCGGCATCATCAATGGCGCGCAAGTTGCCGGCGGTAACCCGTACGAAGGTTCGCGCTCGCGCGAATTCCCGCTGGGGCCGAACCCGGACTACCTGGGCGCCGAATACTTCTACAAGGCCGCCAACGCGATGGGTTACCACCCATACCCGATTCCGGCCTCGAACGCGTCGGGCACTTACGTCAACCCGTACGGTTGCCAGATGGGACCGTGCAACTTCTGCGGTTTCTGCTCCGACTATGGCTGCCTGAACTACTCAAAGGCGAGCCCGAACGCGAACATCCTGCCGGTGCTGCGTGGCCGCAAGGGGTTCGATCTGCGCACGATGGCGCAAGTGATGAAGGTCAATCTGACGCCGGACGGCAAGATGGCCACCGGCGTGAACTACCTCGACGCCCAGGGCCGCGAGACCGAGCAGCCGGCAGACATTGTCATCCTGGCCGCGTTCTCGCTCTACAACGTGCACTTGATGCTGCTCTCGGGCATTGGCCCGGCTTACGATCCCGTCACCAAGACCGGTACCGTCGGCAAGAACTACTCGTACCAGAACCTGAACCGCGTCTCGCTGTTCTTCGACGAGAGCGTGCACGCCAACCAGTTCATGGGCATTGGCGGCGGCGGCGCCACGTTCGATGACCTGAACGGCAACCGCAACGATCCGACCAAGACCGGCTTCATCGGCGGCGGCATCATCTGGGCGCGCCAGCCGGGCGGCGGTCCGGTGCGCGGCATCGCGACCGCACCGGGCGTGCCGGGCTGGGGCAGCGACTGGAAGAAGGGCGCCAAGGACGCGATGCGCCATTCGTTCTACTTCGAAGTGCAGGGCTCGTGCATGTCGTACGACGATGCCTATCTCGACCTCGATCCGAATTACAAGGATGGTTTCGGCCGCCCGCTGCTGCGCATGACGTTCGACTGGCACGAGAACGAAATCATCGCGTCGCAATATCTGGTCGGCAAGGCGCAGGACATGTGCCAGGTGCTCAATCCATTGGCCATCAAGGGCGATGCGAAAAAGGCGGGCAGCCACTACAACATCAACCAGTACCAGAGCACGCACACGGTCGGCGGCGCCATCATGGGCGACAACCCGAAGACGTCGGCCCTGAACAAGTATCTGCAATCGTGGGATGTGCCGAACGTGTTCGCGCCGGGCGCCAATGCGTTCCCGCAGAACAATGGCTACAACCCGACCGGCATGGTCGGCGCGCTGGCCTACTGGTGTGCCAAGGCGATCCGTGAGCAGTACATCAAGAACCCAGGCCCACTGGTCCAGGCATAA